One window of Medicago truncatula cultivar Jemalong A17 chromosome 2, MtrunA17r5.0-ANR, whole genome shotgun sequence genomic DNA carries:
- the LOC11409249 gene encoding scopoletin 8-hydroxylase isoform X1, translating into MAQISNTSNSLYNFIVRDGNGIKGLVDSGLLEVPKIYIQPINERINKLETKPCDMPPIDLSKLNGKEHEKVVNEIVRAAETLGFFQVVNHCVPLELLESVKDSAHAFFNMPPEKKVVYRQNVSTSLKMRYQTTFAPEIENVLEWKDYINMVYSSDEDALQYWPNECKDVALEYLKLSSKIVKVILEILIGKLGVELDDSKIESLIGLKMVNMNYYPACPNPELTVGVGRHSDAGTITVLLQDGIGGLYVKAEDENDVGKVEWLEIPPIPGALVINVGDALEILSNGKYKSSEHRVMTTSNQSRVSVPLFTLPKFTEKIGPLPELVKKDGLAGYREVLWKDYMDNFYGVAHEGKKTLNFAKINSS; encoded by the exons ATGGCTCAAATTTCCAACACTTCAAATTCATTGTACAACTTTATTGTAAGAGATGGCAATGGAATCAAAGGCTTAGTAGATTCAGGTTTATTAGAGGTTCCAAAGATATACATACAACCCATAAATGAAAGAATCAACAAACTAGAAACAAAACCATGTGATATGCCACCAATTGACCTATCAAAGCTCAATGGAAAAGAACATGAAAAAGTGGTGAATGAGATTGTTAGAGCAGCTGAAACTCTTGGATTCTTTCAAGTAGTGAATCATTGTGTTCCTTTGGAGTTATTGGAATCAGTTAAAGATTCAGCACATGCATTTTTCAATATGCCACCAGAGAAAAAAGTTGTTTACCGACAAAATGTGAGTACAAGTTTAAAGATGAGATATCAAACTACTTTTGCACCTGAGATAGAAAATGTTTTGGAATGGAAAGATTATATCAATATGGTATATAGTAGTGATGAAGATGCTCTTCAATATTGGCCTAATGAGTGCAA GGATGTTGCACTTGAATATTTGAAGCTATCATCTAAGATAGTTAAAGTCATTTTGGAAATACTAATTGGTAAGCTAGGAGTGGAATTAGATGACTCAAAAATTGAGAGTCTAATTGGTTTGAAAATGGTGAACATGAACTACTACCCAGCATGCCCAAATCCAGAGCTAACAGTTGGTGTAGGGCGTCACTCAGATGCAGGGACTATCACAGTGCTTCTTCAAGATGGAATTGGTGGCTTATATGTCAAAGCTGAGGATGAGAATGATGTTGGCAAAGTTGAATGGCTTGAAATTCCACCAATACCTGGAGCTTTAGTCATCAATGTTGGTGATGCTTTAGAG ataCTAAGCAATGGGAAATACAAGAGTTCTGAACACCGAGTCATGACAACTTCGAACCAATCCAGAGTATCAGTTCCATTGTTTACTCTACCCAAATTTACAGAGAAGATTGGCCCATTACCAGAATTAGTGAAGAAAGATGGATTGGCTGGTTATAGAGAAGTCTTGTGGAAGGATTACATGGACAACTTCTACGGTGTTGCTCATGAAGGAAAGAAGACTCTTAATTTTGCAAAGATCAACTCTAGTTAA